A window of the Acidimicrobiales bacterium genome harbors these coding sequences:
- a CDS encoding FAD-binding protein — MSEQNWAGNYTYRAADWRRPTSVDELQAAVGAADRIGVIGSRHSFNGLGDADTVIDLTALPTWMHHVEGSDEVAVAAHMTYAEVAAALAPHGLALANLASLPHISVAGAVATGTHGSGSRNGNLSTAVRGLRVVRADGALVGVAADDLAGSVVAMGLLGVVESVTLAVEPAYEVAQVVYDDLTWDTVTTSFETLFDSAYSVSVFSRYGERPEQVWLKFRADDARLHDHRSGTALAGAARATVELHPIRSMSAEATTAQLGQPGRWDERLPHFRAAFQPSAGEEIQTEFFVDLRDGAAALEALRGIAPALDDVLLVSEIRTVAADALWMSPTYGRHSAAFHFTWRRDPPPSIGQSASSRMRLAPLRLGLTGERSSIHRRSMWRRPMSEPATSVAGGRRSIRKVASPMRGRRPRWAGDPRRSVVNRVAERRRRRPSARRW; from the coding sequence GTGAGCGAGCAGAACTGGGCTGGCAACTACACCTACCGAGCCGCCGACTGGCGTCGTCCGACCTCGGTCGACGAGTTGCAGGCTGCCGTCGGTGCCGCGGATCGTATTGGGGTCATCGGGTCTCGACATTCCTTCAACGGACTGGGCGACGCCGACACGGTCATCGACCTGACGGCACTCCCCACATGGATGCACCATGTCGAGGGATCCGACGAGGTCGCCGTCGCCGCACACATGACCTACGCCGAGGTCGCCGCCGCGCTGGCCCCGCATGGTCTGGCGCTGGCCAACCTGGCATCGCTGCCACACATCTCGGTCGCGGGAGCCGTCGCCACCGGCACCCACGGATCAGGGTCGCGCAACGGCAACCTTTCCACGGCGGTGCGCGGCCTACGCGTCGTTCGTGCCGATGGCGCACTGGTCGGCGTCGCCGCCGACGATCTGGCGGGAAGCGTGGTCGCCATGGGTCTGCTCGGCGTGGTCGAGAGCGTCACGTTGGCTGTCGAACCGGCCTATGAGGTGGCGCAGGTCGTCTACGACGACCTGACCTGGGACACCGTGACCACGTCCTTCGAGACGCTGTTCGACTCGGCCTACAGCGTGAGTGTCTTCTCCCGGTATGGCGAACGGCCTGAGCAGGTGTGGCTCAAGTTCCGAGCCGACGATGCACGGCTCCACGACCATCGCTCCGGTACTGCGCTCGCCGGTGCCGCACGTGCCACGGTCGAGCTGCACCCGATTCGGTCGATGTCAGCCGAGGCGACCACCGCACAGCTCGGCCAACCCGGCCGGTGGGACGAACGGCTGCCCCACTTTCGCGCCGCCTTCCAACCCAGCGCCGGCGAGGAGATCCAGACCGAGTTCTTCGTCGACCTGCGTGACGGTGCCGCTGCGCTCGAGGCGCTGCGGGGAATCGCCCCCGCCCTCGACGACGTGTTGCTGGTCAGCGAGATCCGCACCGTTGCCGCTGATGCGTTGTGGATGAGCCCGACCTACGGCCGTCACTCGGCAGCCTTCCACTTCACGTGGCGGCGCGATCCGCCGCCGTCGATCGGGCAATCGGCATCGTCGAGGATGCGCTTGGCCCCTTTGCGCCTCGGCCTCACTGGGGAAAGGTCTTCCATCCATCGGCGTTCGATGTGGCGTCGGCCTATGAGCGAGCCGGCGACTTCCGTCGCCGGCGGGAGGCGGTCGATCCGAAAGGTTGCTTCGCCAATGCGTGGTCGGCGGCCACGCTGGGCTGGTGATCCTCGGCGATCCGTCGTCAACCGAGTGGCAGAGCGACGCCGGCGGCGACCGTCCGCTCGACGTTGGTGA
- the tsaB gene encoding tRNA (adenosine(37)-N6)-threonylcarbamoyltransferase complex dimerization subunit type 1 TsaB, whose product MLILAVTSATASVGVAIVEFTDGVVETLAERQIATDRRHAEELVPMIATALETASGAAGRSITLGHIDRFAVDVGPGRFTGLRVGLATVRTLALANDTLVTGVSSLEALAAAHADSTVTAVVDARRAEVFQQTFTVDHAGRPVPLGDPFVGPPGDAVDAIGDDDLVVGDGADRYTDLYGDLRVAGCEPSPVVIARLAAERAGVVGSAVLPMYLRDPDVQINIKTRHNT is encoded by the coding sequence GTGCTGATCCTGGCCGTCACATCGGCGACGGCGAGTGTCGGCGTGGCCATCGTCGAGTTCACCGACGGCGTCGTCGAGACCCTCGCGGAGCGACAGATCGCGACTGACCGACGCCATGCCGAGGAACTCGTCCCGATGATCGCCACGGCGCTCGAGACCGCATCCGGCGCCGCCGGTCGCTCGATCACCCTCGGCCATATCGACCGGTTCGCCGTCGATGTCGGACCAGGCCGGTTCACCGGTTTGCGGGTCGGGCTCGCCACGGTCCGCACCCTCGCCCTGGCCAACGACACACTCGTCACGGGCGTGTCGAGCCTCGAAGCGCTCGCCGCTGCCCACGCCGATTCGACCGTCACCGCCGTCGTCGACGCTCGACGGGCCGAGGTGTTCCAGCAAACGTTCACCGTGGACCACGCCGGACGGCCTGTCCCGCTCGGCGACCCCTTCGTCGGTCCACCCGGCGATGCGGTCGACGCGATCGGCGACGACGACCTGGTGGTCGGCGATGGCGCCGATCGCTACACCGATCTCTACGGCGACCTTCGGGTTGCCGGGTGCGAACCGTCGCCGGTGGTGATTGCCCGCCTCGCCGCCGAGCGAGCCGGTGTCGTCGGGTCGGCGGTGCTTCCGATGTATCTGCGTGACCCCGACGTCCAGATCAACATCAAGACCCGGCACAACACATGA
- the groES gene encoding co-chaperone GroES — MNLQPLDDRIVVKAKEAEATTASGLVIPDTAKEKPQQGEVIAVGAGRRSDSGELIPMEVSVGDTVVYSKYGGTEISLEGVDYLILTARDVLAIVK, encoded by the coding sequence ATGAACCTGCAACCACTCGATGATCGCATCGTCGTCAAGGCCAAAGAGGCCGAGGCCACGACCGCCAGTGGCCTTGTCATCCCCGACACGGCCAAGGAAAAGCCCCAGCAGGGCGAGGTTATCGCCGTTGGCGCTGGCCGCCGCTCCGACTCGGGCGAACTGATCCCCATGGAGGTCTCGGTCGGTGACACCGTCGTGTACTCCAAGTACGGAGGCACCGAGATCAGCCTCGAGGGTGTCGACTACCTCATCCTGACCGCCCGTGACGTCCTCGCAATCGTGAAGTGA
- a CDS encoding P1 family peptidase: MTGEHGDRPGVLTDVPGVLVGHWTSPAGDTGCTVVLLPEGTVASGEVRGGAPATREFALLEPTRMMQRVDAVVLSGGSAFGLATGDGVMQYLAEHEIGFPTAGGVVPIVVGMSIYDLTVATSGVRPTAAAGHAAAVAATDGPVLSGRIGGGAGATYRKWWGREGTRPGGVGMATVRAGDAIVSSLVIVNALGDIDPGDGSLRAMPPERVLATTPDIDPTLGTNTTIGVVVTNARLDKTQCLLLAQGGHDGYARSLVPAHTAADGDAILAASTGQIEADPVHLRVMATEAVTRAIRSLI; the protein is encoded by the coding sequence ATGACCGGTGAACACGGTGACCGGCCGGGTGTGCTGACCGACGTTCCCGGCGTGCTCGTTGGGCACTGGACCAGTCCGGCAGGTGACACCGGCTGCACGGTCGTCCTGCTTCCCGAGGGGACAGTGGCCTCGGGCGAGGTGCGAGGAGGAGCGCCCGCCACTCGCGAGTTCGCGCTACTCGAGCCGACGCGCATGATGCAGCGCGTCGATGCGGTGGTGTTGTCAGGGGGATCGGCGTTTGGCTTGGCAACGGGCGACGGCGTGATGCAGTACCTGGCTGAACACGAGATCGGCTTCCCGACGGCGGGGGGCGTCGTACCGATCGTCGTCGGCATGAGTATCTACGACCTGACCGTCGCAACGAGCGGCGTCCGGCCCACCGCTGCCGCCGGGCACGCTGCAGCGGTCGCCGCCACCGATGGACCCGTGCTCTCGGGCCGGATCGGCGGCGGTGCCGGCGCCACGTACCGGAAGTGGTGGGGCCGAGAGGGTACCCGACCCGGAGGGGTCGGCATGGCGACCGTGCGCGCCGGCGACGCGATCGTCAGCTCGCTCGTCATCGTCAACGCACTCGGCGACATCGATCCCGGTGACGGCTCGCTTCGTGCGATGCCGCCCGAACGTGTTCTTGCCACTACGCCCGACATCGATCCGACGCTCGGCACCAACACCACGATCGGCGTGGTGGTCACCAACGCCAGACTCGACAAGACACAGTGCCTCCTGCTCGCCCAAGGTGGACACGATGGCTACGCCCGATCGCTCGTGCCGGCGCACACTGCCGCCGATGGCGACGCCATCCTCGCTGCGTCGACCGGGCAGATCGAGGCCGATCCCGTCCACCTTCGAGTGATGGCCACCGAGGCCGTGACCCGCGCCATCCGCTCGCTGATCTGA
- the tsaE gene encoding tRNA (adenosine(37)-N6)-threonylcarbamoyltransferase complex ATPase subunit type 1 TsaE, whose amino-acid sequence MPETDPSTIPEPIVVATSCPAQTKQVAAELAAQLRDGDLLVLAGDLGAGKTCFTQGLGAGLGIEGRITSPTFTLANQYEGRLELHHLDVYRIDDIGETLDLDLPELLERGVTVIEWGEQIEPVLPADRLTVRLLLGADDDDRELRFEPGSAAWRQRLGALAAIADRLEPC is encoded by the coding sequence GTGCCCGAGACCGATCCCTCGACGATCCCCGAGCCGATCGTGGTCGCCACGTCGTGCCCGGCACAGACCAAGCAGGTCGCCGCCGAACTGGCGGCGCAGCTTCGCGATGGTGATCTGCTCGTGCTCGCCGGCGACCTGGGTGCGGGGAAGACCTGTTTCACGCAGGGGCTCGGTGCCGGGCTCGGCATCGAGGGGCGCATCACCAGCCCGACGTTCACGCTGGCGAACCAGTACGAGGGTCGCCTCGAACTCCACCACCTCGACGTCTACCGGATCGACGACATCGGCGAGACCCTCGATCTCGACCTGCCCGAGTTGTTGGAGCGCGGGGTGACCGTCATCGAGTGGGGCGAGCAGATCGAGCCCGTGCTTCCTGCCGACCGACTCACGGTTCGCCTGCTGCTCGGTGCCGATGACGACGATCGGGAACTCCGGTTCGAACCAGGCTCGGCGGCATGGCGCCAACGCCTCGGTGCACTGGCCGCGATCGCCGATCGGCTCGAACCGTGCTGA
- the rimI gene encoding ribosomal protein S18-alanine N-acetyltransferase — translation MISEPIVLTELATDHLDTVAAIESVSSALPWSRSLFAGELLMPPAERHWLVAMAGERVVGFGGMMLVGDEAHLMNIATDPAQRRRGLARQLLMQLIADVVERGARHLTLEVRTDNVAALRLYDRFGLVSAGERKDYYGPGQHAAILWVHDIDDPGYLMSVSDDRKETP, via the coding sequence ATGATCTCAGAGCCCATCGTCCTCACCGAACTGGCGACCGACCACCTCGACACCGTGGCTGCGATCGAGTCGGTGTCGAGCGCGTTGCCGTGGTCACGCTCCCTGTTCGCCGGCGAACTGTTGATGCCACCGGCCGAACGCCACTGGCTGGTCGCCATGGCCGGTGAGCGTGTCGTCGGATTCGGCGGGATGATGCTCGTCGGCGACGAAGCGCACCTCATGAACATCGCCACCGATCCCGCGCAACGCCGTCGAGGCCTGGCCCGACAACTGCTGATGCAGCTGATCGCCGACGTGGTCGAGCGGGGTGCCCGCCACCTCACCCTCGAGGTCCGCACCGACAATGTTGCGGCCCTGCGACTCTACGACCGCTTCGGGTTGGTGTCGGCGGGCGAACGCAAGGACTACTACGGACCCGGGCAACACGCCGCGATCCTGTGGGTGCACGACATCGACGACCCCGGTTACCTCATGTCGGTGTCGGACGATCGCAAGGAGACGCCATGA
- the groL gene encoding chaperonin GroEL (60 kDa chaperone family; promotes refolding of misfolded polypeptides especially under stressful conditions; forms two stacked rings of heptamers to form a barrel-shaped 14mer; ends can be capped by GroES; misfolded proteins enter the barrel where they are refolded when GroES binds) produces MSKIIKFDEEARRALEAGVNQLADAVKVTLGPKGRNVVLDKKFGAPTITNDGVSIAREIELEDAFENMGAQLVKEVATKTNDVAGDGTTTATVLAQALIKNGLRNVAAGANPMGLKRGIEKAVAAAVGAIAEQSKEIDEKAEIAQVAAISAADQSVGDVLADAIDKVGKDGVVTIEESNTFGIELEFTEGMQFDKGYISPYMVTDPDRQEAVLDDPYILFVQGKITSVQDLLPVLEKVMQASKPLVIIAEDIEGEALATLVVNKIRGTFSSAAVKAPGFGERRKAMLQDMAILTGGQVVAEEVGLKLDGVTIDMLGQARKVVITKDNTTIIEGAGDGSDVAGRVSQIKSEIDNTDSDWDREKLQERLAKLAGGVAVIQVGAATEVELKEKKHRIEDALSATRAALEEGVVAGGGTALLRARPAVAAVLEGLEGDEATGARSVWECLEAPAKLIAMNAGLEGAIMVAKVEEASGTVGLNAATGNIEDLMAAGITDPAKVTRAALQNAGSIAALVLTTEALVADKPEESGGGGMPDMSGMGGMGGMM; encoded by the coding sequence ATGTCCAAAATCATCAAGTTTGACGAAGAAGCGCGCCGCGCCCTCGAAGCCGGTGTGAACCAGCTCGCCGACGCCGTCAAGGTCACCCTCGGCCCGAAGGGTCGCAACGTCGTCCTCGACAAGAAGTTCGGCGCCCCGACCATCACCAACGACGGTGTGTCGATCGCTCGTGAGATCGAGCTCGAAGACGCCTTCGAGAACATGGGCGCCCAGCTCGTGAAGGAAGTCGCCACCAAGACCAACGACGTCGCTGGCGACGGCACCACCACCGCCACCGTGCTCGCCCAGGCGCTGATCAAGAACGGTCTCCGCAACGTGGCCGCCGGCGCCAACCCGATGGGCCTCAAGCGAGGCATCGAGAAGGCCGTGGCCGCCGCTGTCGGCGCCATCGCCGAGCAGTCGAAGGAGATCGACGAAAAGGCCGAGATCGCTCAGGTCGCCGCCATCTCCGCAGCGGATCAGAGCGTGGGCGACGTCCTCGCCGACGCCATCGACAAGGTCGGCAAGGATGGTGTGGTCACCATCGAAGAGTCGAACACCTTCGGCATCGAGCTCGAGTTCACCGAGGGCATGCAGTTCGACAAGGGCTACATCAGCCCCTACATGGTCACCGACCCCGACCGCCAGGAAGCCGTCCTCGACGATCCGTACATCCTGTTCGTCCAGGGCAAGATCACCTCGGTCCAGGATCTCCTCCCCGTGCTCGAGAAGGTCATGCAGGCCTCGAAGCCGCTCGTGATCATCGCCGAGGACATCGAAGGCGAAGCGCTGGCCACCCTCGTGGTCAACAAGATCCGTGGCACCTTCTCCTCGGCTGCCGTCAAGGCGCCCGGCTTCGGCGAGCGCCGCAAGGCGATGCTCCAGGACATGGCCATCCTCACCGGTGGTCAGGTCGTCGCCGAAGAGGTCGGTCTCAAGCTCGACGGTGTCACCATCGACATGCTCGGCCAGGCTCGCAAGGTCGTCATCACCAAGGACAACACCACCATCATCGAAGGTGCCGGTGACGGCAGCGACGTTGCCGGTCGTGTCTCCCAGATCAAGTCCGAGATCGACAACACCGATTCCGACTGGGACCGTGAGAAGCTCCAGGAGCGTCTCGCCAAGCTGGCCGGCGGCGTCGCCGTCATCCAGGTCGGCGCGGCCACCGAGGTCGAGCTCAAGGAAAAGAAGCACCGCATCGAAGACGCACTGTCGGCCACCCGCGCCGCCCTCGAAGAGGGTGTCGTTGCCGGCGGCGGTACCGCACTCCTGCGGGCCCGCCCGGCCGTTGCCGCCGTGCTCGAGGGTCTCGAGGGCGATGAAGCCACCGGTGCCCGCTCGGTGTGGGAGTGCCTCGAGGCGCCCGCCAAGCTCATCGCCATGAACGCCGGTCTCGAAGGCGCCATCATGGTCGCCAAGGTCGAAGAGGCGTCCGGCACGGTCGGCCTCAATGCCGCCACCGGCAACATCGAAGACCTCATGGCTGCCGGTATCACCGACCCGGCCAAGGTCACCCGCGCTGCGCTGCAGAACGCCGGCTCGATTGCTGCGCTGGTCCTCACCACCGAGGCACTCGTCGCCGACAAGCCCGAGGAGTCGGGTGGCGGCGGTATGCCAGACATGTCGGGCATGGGTGGTATGGGCGGCATGATGTGA
- the tsaD gene encoding tRNA (adenosine(37)-N6)-threonylcarbamoyltransferase complex transferase subunit TsaD: MTIMLAIESSCDETAVAIVRDGSEVLANVVSSQVELHAEFGGVVPEVASRAHLDLLEPVLSRALADAGLGPSDIDAVAATHGPGLIGALLIGVSAAKALALAWGVPYVGVNHMEGHLFATTLERPDLVPPLVVLLVSGGHTLIVHVEEPGRYEILGSTIDDAAGEAFDKVARYLGLGYPGGPLIDALAREGDPTAITFPRGMMNEGLDFSFSGMKTAVVNHVRKHPESTNANVAAAFQEAVVDVLVSKTMRAAVEVGARAVCLGGGVAANSLLRERFAAAAADAGIDALVPDRAYCTDNAAMIAAAGHWRLQHDGPTGLDDGALPNLALPTRPVR; the protein is encoded by the coding sequence ATGACGATCATGCTGGCCATCGAGAGCAGCTGTGACGAGACCGCCGTGGCCATCGTGCGCGATGGCAGCGAGGTGCTCGCCAACGTGGTGTCGAGCCAGGTCGAACTGCACGCCGAGTTCGGGGGCGTCGTCCCCGAGGTCGCCAGTCGAGCACATCTCGACCTGCTCGAGCCGGTGCTGTCCCGGGCGCTCGCCGATGCCGGCCTGGGCCCATCCGACATCGACGCCGTCGCGGCCACCCATGGTCCTGGACTCATCGGTGCCCTGCTGATCGGGGTGAGTGCGGCCAAGGCGTTGGCTCTCGCCTGGGGGGTGCCGTATGTCGGTGTCAACCACATGGAGGGCCATCTCTTCGCCACGACGCTCGAGCGGCCCGACCTCGTCCCGCCCCTCGTCGTCCTACTCGTCTCGGGTGGACACACCCTGATCGTCCACGTCGAAGAACCGGGACGCTACGAGATCCTCGGTTCGACGATCGACGACGCCGCCGGCGAAGCCTTCGACAAGGTGGCCCGCTACCTCGGTCTGGGTTACCCGGGGGGACCGTTGATCGACGCCCTGGCCCGCGAGGGTGATCCGACCGCCATCACGTTCCCCCGAGGGATGATGAACGAAGGACTCGACTTCTCGTTCAGCGGCATGAAGACGGCGGTGGTCAACCACGTGCGGAAACACCCGGAATCGACCAACGCCAACGTGGCAGCGGCGTTCCAGGAGGCGGTGGTCGACGTGCTGGTCAGCAAGACCATGCGGGCCGCAGTCGAGGTGGGGGCGCGTGCGGTGTGCTTGGGCGGTGGCGTTGCGGCCAACTCGTTGCTGCGAGAGCGATTTGCAGCTGCCGCAGCTGATGCCGGCATCGACGCGCTGGTGCCAGACCGGGCCTACTGCACCGACAATGCGGCGATGATCGCTGCGGCCGGGCACTGGCGCCTCCAGCACGACGGGCCAACCGGCTTGGACGACGGCGCACTCCCGAACCTGGCGCTGCCAACTCGCCCGGTGCGATAG